A window from Thermoanaerobaculales bacterium encodes these proteins:
- a CDS encoding TusE/DsrC/DsvC family sulfur relay protein: protein MTRKPDGQEYRIDDNGFLISPGDWDEGFARTYARSAGIKGGLTDEHWTVIRFIRDTFEERGRVPLVYVTCMNFKMRLKDLKRLFPAGYHRGACRLAGVAYWTAQSQHWVEGKPPVAAERPPDGGHPLQGYRTDTLGFLLDPADWDRGFAEATAAALEMPGGLTADHWRIIDYLRAAHARDGVVPTLYATCEDNGLELSDLQRLFPDGYHRGAVRLAGLRFWRAMPQPSARKQR, encoded by the coding sequence ATGACCCGGAAGCCGGACGGCCAGGAGTATCGGATCGACGACAACGGCTTCCTGATCTCCCCCGGTGACTGGGACGAGGGCTTCGCCAGGACCTACGCCCGGTCGGCCGGCATCAAGGGCGGCCTGACCGACGAGCACTGGACGGTGATCCGCTTCATCCGCGACACCTTCGAGGAACGCGGCAGGGTCCCCCTGGTCTACGTGACCTGCATGAACTTCAAGATGCGGCTCAAGGACCTCAAGCGCCTGTTCCCGGCGGGCTACCACCGCGGCGCCTGCCGTCTCGCCGGCGTCGCCTACTGGACCGCGCAGAGCCAGCACTGGGTCGAGGGCAAGCCGCCGGTCGCCGCCGAGCGGCCGCCTGACGGCGGCCACCCCCTTCAGGGCTACCGGACCGACACCCTGGGTTTCCTCCTCGACCCTGCCGACTGGGACCGCGGCTTCGCCGAGGCCACCGCCGCCGCGCTCGAGATGCCCGGCGGGCTGACCGCCGATCATTGGCGGATCATCGACTACCTGCGCGCGGCCCACGCTCGAGATGGCGTCGTGCCGACCCTCTACGCAACCTGCGAGGACAACGGCCTGGAGCTCAGCGATCTCCAGCGCTTGTTTCCGGACGGCTACCACCGCGGCGCGGTCCGGCTCGCCGGCCTTCGCTTCTGGCGGGCGATGCCCCAGCCGTCGGCGAGGAAGCAGAGATAG
- the hybB gene encoding Ni/Fe-hydrogenase cytochrome b subunit — protein sequence MAEHHHPHPVKTPYLTRGTLVLVALALVGGAAYLYRLLFGLEAATNLDNQWPWGIWIAIDVASGVALAAGGFTTAALADIFHKERYHAIVRPALLTAMLGYTFVVIGLLADLGRYYNVWHPMLPSMWQGDSVLFEVGICVMIYLSVLYIEFLPIVAERFMGRVNLPGPLRLLNRVVNSWLVVCHRFLGRFISLFIIAGVVLSCLHQSSLGTLMVIAPTKMHPLWYTPVSPLLFLMSAIAVGFPMVIFESILASRSFKLQPERKLLSEIALYTPIILAAYLALKVADLVERDAVGYVFEGSLQSVMFLIEIGLGVIAPMVLLLVTKVRRSLTGLFIASSLVIFGVALNRINVFLVAYQPLYPEKGYFPSPFEIVVTVGLIATLVLVYRALVMIFPVIAAPPLEDHREVAATAPASEPEGATR from the coding sequence GTGGCTGAGCACCACCATCCGCACCCCGTCAAGACCCCCTACCTGACGCGGGGCACGCTCGTCCTGGTGGCGCTCGCGCTGGTGGGAGGCGCCGCCTACCTCTATCGCCTGCTGTTCGGCCTCGAGGCCGCCACCAACCTCGACAACCAGTGGCCGTGGGGCATCTGGATCGCGATCGACGTCGCCTCCGGGGTGGCCCTCGCCGCCGGCGGATTCACGACCGCCGCCCTCGCCGACATCTTCCACAAGGAGCGGTACCACGCGATCGTCAGGCCGGCGCTGCTCACCGCCATGCTCGGCTACACCTTCGTCGTGATCGGCCTGCTTGCCGACCTCGGCCGCTACTACAACGTGTGGCACCCGATGCTGCCCAGCATGTGGCAGGGCGACTCGGTCCTGTTCGAGGTCGGCATCTGCGTCATGATCTACCTCTCGGTGCTCTACATCGAGTTTCTGCCGATCGTTGCCGAGCGGTTCATGGGGCGGGTCAACCTGCCGGGCCCGCTGCGGCTGCTGAACCGCGTCGTCAACTCCTGGCTGGTGGTCTGCCACCGCTTCCTGGGCCGGTTCATCTCGCTGTTCATCATCGCCGGCGTCGTGCTGTCGTGCCTGCATCAGTCGTCGCTCGGCACCCTCATGGTGATCGCGCCCACCAAGATGCACCCGCTCTGGTACACCCCGGTCTCGCCCCTGCTGTTCCTGATGTCGGCGATCGCGGTCGGCTTCCCGATGGTGATCTTCGAGTCGATCCTCGCGAGCCGCTCGTTCAAGCTTCAACCTGAACGGAAGCTGCTGTCCGAGATCGCCCTGTACACCCCGATCATCCTCGCCGCCTACCTGGCACTCAAGGTCGCCGACCTCGTGGAGCGCGATGCGGTCGGCTACGTCTTCGAGGGATCGCTGCAGTCCGTGATGTTCCTCATCGAGATCGGGCTCGGCGTCATCGCGCCGATGGTCCTGCTGCTGGTGACCAAGGTGCGCCGGTCGCTCACCGGCCTGTTCATCGCCTCCAGCCTCGTGATCTTCGGTGTCGCGCTCAACCGGATCAACGTCTTTCTCGTCGCGTACCAGCCGCTCTACCCGGAGAAGGGCTACTTCCCGAGCCCGTTCGAGATCGTCGTCACCGTGGGACTGATCGCCACCCTGGTGCTAGTCTACCGGGCCTTGGTGATGATCTTCCCGGTCATCGCCGCACCGCCTCTGGAGGACCATCGCGAGGTCGCGGCGACGGCACCGGCGTCGGAGCCGGAGGGAGCAACCCGATGA
- a CDS encoding proprotein convertase P-domain-containing protein, which produces MRSTRWLVLAAVGLLALGAGVNVAAEGMPPYQVIEVADDLGAEELAAAAGEKVDEGAKPQLPPAAPPAPKGMDFFNEAESNDTTATANALPGSEAVVYGTIPANDVDYFSFTANAGDYVSAATMTSFSDGGSTDTELSIIASDGVTVLQFDDDKGSFSSLSSVVSGVVIPAAGTYYVFVDGSSTTSAISPYHLHLRVLSGTPTAEVEPNNDTATANPLPASGWTSGNVSATTDPDFFSFDLNAGDSVFLALDMDPNRDPANTNWNGRLGIGLFGDADNMILVANDSSTVKPHAEAFFYTVKEAGTYYAYVDSTSATGLGDNARYHLSVRVIPRRVQTDCTIIASTDVPVTIGPETGTVTSIVTVPGTITSSINDLKVVLDLTHALMADLELTLTSPDATAVPLFTDVGPTATGGQVLMDLVLDENAALPIGTFTVVKGMVNQPEQPGRLSSFNGEPAGGVWTLSITDDLTNTSGGTLNGWSLEVCGPQPEPYAVQLSKTVGLEAGVCATTDSVVVPPGGYQVYYCYTVRNTGLNTVNTHDLVDSELGTLFTGFAQTLAPGDTYTYIEPAIVSATVTNTGTWTAGDGVGTASASDTATVTVPQLCPAGFEDVTVDFTFFENPFPPAGWTVTNTSVGCDPPGVPEWTNTNPDGRANMTGGVGLFAIADSDTCGSGSTLDTIMTTGMLDFTGLTDPAVSFWMDYNDISTGGDMGELDVSTDGGATWTNLVNWDADFRGPLQIVQPLLGAGENDVMVRWHYIQGTYDWWWEVDDVMITACQPAGVPSIALAKTVGTVAGVCATTDSITVAAGTTVYYCYEVTNTGGVTLNLHDLADDQLGTIVTGLSYALAPGASVNTVDAGLSVSAVINETTTNTATWTAYNVGPTDLVTATDAATVTVAAPPDIDVSPTSLAATQDPNTTTQQVLTIANVGGSDLVWELFEEPAEVVGNSTYISQDIATEPVDPAQALAAELSGGEDAPPQAAVPRDAAAAARAKRLLLTQGLLLIPDSTNDRVMAFDATTGDLVDADFIPTDAAHLSTPKSAILSADGTSVLVSDQVDDVVQEYDLDGNYIGVFAPAGGPNTAILDNILGIDLLPNGNLLVPVTGGANSDAVAEFDASGNYLGNFIANAAGGLGGPFDVWPLGTDWIVPSIDTDDVRRFDSAGAPLGVFASAVSFGEQVNGAANGNVLVANFSTPNTGVIEYTPAGALVAVYNVITGNRGVYELPDGTILTTNGSGVHVIDRANNLIATKFSGSGAQYIEHLAPQANCTNLADVPWLSENPTAGTTVAGASTPVQVTFDSTGLAGGTYNANLCATSNDPDEPLVQVPVTLEVIPPQAPAIELAKTVGTEAGVCATTDAITVPAGTTVYYCYEVTNTGNVELTTHDLADDQVGTIFSGLSYALAPGASANTVALGVTVSAVINTTTTNTATWTAYVVGGPSAQATDSATVTVELLPEIDVTPTSMAASLLVGTTETQVLTVANLGTAVLDWTIGEAAAAKADGLPQMPEPAAAGDASVAQELVGAEVPYAAPEAIAKGGTWAPPEVVLYDNGPLVTHPGGGAGGADASALQTALGMNTYGAGAQQSAGNRVAEDVVVPGQWYVDTITFFAYQTGSGTTSTITGLNLQIWDGPPNAGGTVIWGNTTTNIMASTAFSNIYRVLDTALTNADRPIMAVVGTVGTMLPAGTYWLDWQFNGTLSSGPWQPPISILGQTTTGNAMQYTSTGWANLTDTGTLTPQGLPFIIDGTASACQAPSDIAWLSESPTAGTTAAGGTSPVDVTFDATVVGVGTYEALLCVFSNDPNEPIVEVPVTMEVVIPVELMGISIE; this is translated from the coding sequence ATGCGGAGCACACGTTGGCTGGTGCTGGCGGCGGTGGGCCTGTTGGCTCTCGGCGCCGGCGTGAATGTGGCGGCGGAGGGGATGCCTCCGTATCAGGTCATCGAGGTCGCGGACGACCTCGGGGCCGAGGAGCTGGCGGCTGCCGCCGGGGAGAAGGTGGACGAAGGGGCCAAGCCCCAGCTGCCGCCGGCCGCGCCTCCGGCGCCGAAAGGGATGGATTTCTTCAACGAGGCCGAGTCGAACGACACCACGGCCACGGCCAACGCCCTGCCGGGCAGCGAGGCGGTCGTCTACGGGACGATCCCGGCCAACGACGTGGACTACTTCTCGTTCACCGCCAATGCCGGGGACTACGTCTCAGCCGCAACGATGACGTCGTTCTCGGACGGCGGCTCGACCGACACCGAGCTCAGCATCATCGCGAGCGACGGCGTGACGGTGCTCCAGTTCGACGATGACAAGGGTTCGTTTTCATCGCTGTCGTCGGTCGTCTCTGGCGTGGTCATCCCGGCCGCCGGCACCTACTACGTCTTCGTCGACGGCAGCAGCACCACCTCGGCGATCAGCCCGTACCACCTGCACCTCCGGGTTCTGAGCGGCACGCCGACCGCGGAGGTCGAGCCCAACAACGACACCGCCACCGCCAACCCGCTGCCCGCCTCCGGCTGGACGAGCGGCAACGTCTCCGCCACCACGGATCCCGACTTCTTCTCGTTCGACCTGAACGCGGGCGACTCGGTCTTCCTCGCGCTCGACATGGACCCGAACCGCGATCCCGCCAACACCAACTGGAACGGCCGCCTCGGGATCGGGCTGTTCGGTGACGCTGACAACATGATCCTGGTCGCCAACGACAGCAGCACGGTCAAGCCTCACGCCGAGGCCTTCTTCTACACCGTCAAGGAGGCCGGCACCTACTACGCCTACGTCGACAGCACCTCGGCGACCGGCCTCGGCGACAACGCGCGCTACCACCTGAGCGTGCGGGTGATCCCGAGGCGGGTGCAGACCGACTGCACGATCATCGCCAGCACCGACGTGCCGGTGACCATCGGACCGGAGACCGGCACCGTCACCTCTATCGTCACGGTGCCGGGCACGATCACGAGCTCGATCAACGATCTCAAGGTCGTCCTCGACCTCACCCACGCCTTGATGGCGGACCTCGAGCTGACCCTGACCTCGCCCGATGCGACCGCGGTGCCTCTGTTCACCGACGTCGGCCCGACAGCCACGGGCGGCCAGGTGCTGATGGACCTCGTGCTCGACGAGAACGCCGCTCTGCCCATCGGGACGTTCACCGTCGTCAAGGGGATGGTCAACCAGCCCGAGCAGCCGGGACGGCTGTCGAGCTTCAACGGCGAGCCGGCCGGCGGCGTGTGGACGCTGTCGATCACCGACGACCTCACCAACACCAGCGGCGGCACGCTCAACGGCTGGAGCCTCGAGGTCTGCGGCCCGCAGCCCGAGCCCTACGCCGTCCAGCTCAGCAAGACGGTCGGCCTCGAGGCGGGCGTCTGCGCCACCACCGACTCGGTCGTGGTGCCGCCGGGCGGTTACCAGGTCTACTACTGCTACACCGTGCGCAACACCGGGCTCAACACCGTGAACACCCACGACCTCGTGGACAGCGAGCTCGGCACGCTGTTCACAGGCTTCGCCCAGACCCTGGCCCCGGGTGACACCTACACCTACATCGAGCCGGCGATCGTCAGCGCCACGGTCACCAACACCGGGACCTGGACCGCCGGCGACGGGGTCGGCACCGCCTCGGCGAGCGACACTGCGACGGTGACCGTCCCGCAGCTCTGCCCGGCAGGGTTCGAGGACGTGACCGTCGACTTCACCTTCTTCGAGAACCCCTTCCCGCCTGCCGGGTGGACCGTCACCAACACCAGCGTGGGCTGCGACCCGCCCGGCGTGCCGGAGTGGACGAACACGAACCCCGATGGCCGGGCCAACATGACCGGCGGCGTCGGCCTGTTCGCGATCGCCGACAGTGACACCTGCGGCTCGGGCAGCACCCTCGACACGATCATGACCACCGGCATGCTGGACTTCACCGGCCTGACCGACCCGGCGGTCTCCTTCTGGATGGACTACAACGACATCAGCACCGGCGGCGACATGGGCGAGCTCGATGTCAGCACCGACGGCGGCGCGACCTGGACCAACCTGGTCAACTGGGACGCCGACTTCCGCGGACCGCTGCAGATCGTCCAGCCCTTGCTGGGCGCCGGCGAGAACGACGTGATGGTGCGCTGGCACTACATCCAGGGCACCTACGACTGGTGGTGGGAGGTCGACGACGTCATGATCACCGCCTGCCAGCCGGCGGGTGTCCCGTCGATCGCGCTCGCCAAGACCGTGGGCACCGTGGCCGGCGTCTGCGCCACCACCGACAGCATCACGGTTGCGGCCGGGACCACGGTCTACTATTGCTACGAGGTGACCAACACCGGCGGCGTGACCCTCAACCTGCACGACCTGGCCGACGACCAGCTCGGGACGATCGTCACCGGCCTCAGCTACGCGCTGGCGCCCGGGGCGAGCGTCAACACGGTCGACGCCGGCCTGAGCGTTTCCGCGGTGATCAACGAGACGACGACCAACACGGCCACCTGGACGGCCTACAACGTCGGGCCGACCGACCTGGTGACCGCTACGGACGCCGCCACGGTCACGGTCGCGGCGCCGCCGGACATCGACGTGTCGCCGACCAGCCTGGCCGCCACGCAGGACCCGAACACCACGACGCAGCAGGTGCTGACCATCGCCAACGTCGGCGGCAGCGACCTGGTCTGGGAGCTGTTCGAGGAGCCGGCGGAGGTCGTGGGGAACTCGACCTACATCTCCCAGGACATCGCAACCGAGCCCGTCGACCCGGCCCAGGCCCTGGCGGCGGAGCTGAGCGGCGGCGAGGACGCGCCGCCGCAGGCGGCAGTGCCCAGAGACGCGGCCGCCGCGGCGCGCGCGAAGCGCCTGCTCCTGACCCAGGGGCTGCTGCTGATCCCCGACTCGACGAACGACCGGGTGATGGCCTTCGACGCGACCACCGGCGACCTGGTGGACGCGGACTTCATCCCGACCGATGCGGCCCACCTGTCCACACCCAAGAGCGCCATCCTGAGCGCCGACGGAACCAGCGTGCTGGTGTCGGACCAGGTCGACGACGTGGTCCAGGAGTACGACCTGGACGGCAACTACATCGGTGTGTTCGCGCCGGCCGGCGGCCCCAACACGGCCATCTTGGACAACATCCTGGGCATCGACCTGCTGCCCAACGGCAACCTGCTCGTCCCGGTCACCGGCGGGGCCAACTCGGACGCGGTCGCCGAGTTCGACGCCAGCGGCAACTACCTCGGCAACTTCATCGCGAACGCTGCCGGCGGCCTGGGCGGGCCCTTCGACGTCTGGCCGCTTGGGACCGACTGGATCGTGCCCTCGATCGACACCGACGATGTCCGTCGCTTCGACTCCGCCGGCGCGCCGCTGGGCGTGTTCGCGTCGGCGGTGTCCTTCGGCGAGCAGGTCAACGGTGCCGCCAACGGCAACGTCCTGGTCGCCAACTTCAGCACTCCCAACACCGGCGTGATCGAGTACACGCCGGCGGGCGCGCTGGTCGCCGTCTACAACGTGATCACCGGCAACCGGGGCGTCTACGAGCTGCCCGACGGCACCATCCTGACCACGAACGGCAGCGGCGTCCATGTGATCGATCGGGCGAACAACCTGATCGCAACCAAGTTCAGCGGCTCCGGGGCCCAGTACATCGAGCACCTTGCGCCGCAGGCCAACTGCACCAACCTGGCCGACGTGCCGTGGTTGAGCGAGAACCCGACCGCCGGCACCACGGTGGCCGGCGCCTCGACCCCGGTCCAGGTGACCTTCGACTCCACCGGCCTTGCCGGCGGCACCTACAACGCGAACCTGTGTGCGACCAGCAACGACCCGGACGAGCCGCTCGTCCAGGTGCCGGTGACCCTCGAGGTGATTCCCCCGCAGGCGCCGGCGATCGAGCTGGCCAAGACAGTCGGCACCGAGGCCGGGGTGTGCGCCACGACCGACGCCATCACGGTCCCGGCCGGGACCACGGTTTACTACTGTTACGAGGTGACGAACACCGGCAACGTGGAGCTGACGACTCACGACCTTGCCGACGATCAGGTCGGGACGATCTTCAGCGGGCTGAGCTACGCTCTGGCGCCCGGCGCCAGCGCGAACACGGTGGCGCTCGGGGTGACGGTCTCGGCGGTGATCAACACGACGACGACCAACACCGCCACCTGGACGGCCTACGTGGTCGGTGGCCCGTCGGCCCAGGCGACGGACTCGGCGACGGTGACGGTCGAGCTGCTGCCCGAGATCGACGTGACGCCGACGAGCATGGCGGCGAGCCTGCTGGTCGGGACGACGGAGACCCAGGTGCTGACCGTCGCCAACCTGGGGACCGCGGTGCTCGACTGGACGATCGGCGAGGCGGCTGCGGCCAAGGCGGATGGCCTGCCGCAGATGCCTGAGCCGGCAGCGGCGGGTGACGCTTCGGTGGCGCAGGAGCTGGTCGGGGCCGAGGTCCCATATGCGGCTCCAGAGGCGATTGCCAAGGGTGGGACGTGGGCGCCGCCGGAGGTGGTGCTCTATGACAACGGGCCGCTGGTCACCCATCCCGGAGGAGGGGCGGGTGGCGCGGATGCGAGCGCGCTGCAGACGGCGCTGGGGATGAACACGTACGGTGCGGGTGCTCAGCAGTCGGCAGGGAACCGGGTGGCGGAAGACGTGGTCGTGCCTGGACAGTGGTACGTGGACACGATCACGTTCTTCGCGTACCAGACGGGATCGGGGACGACGTCGACGATCACCGGGCTGAACCTGCAAATCTGGGACGGACCACCGAACGCTGGCGGTACCGTGATCTGGGGCAACACGACGACCAACATCATGGCGAGCACTGCGTTCTCGAACATCTACCGGGTGCTGGACACGGCGCTGACGAATGCGGACCGGCCGATCATGGCGGTGGTGGGGACGGTGGGGACGATGCTGCCGGCTGGGACGTACTGGCTGGACTGGCAGTTCAACGGGACGCTGAGCTCCGGGCCGTGGCAGCCGCCGATCTCGATTCTGGGCCAGACGACGACCGGGAACGCGATGCAGTACACGAGCACCGGGTGGGCGAACCTGACGGACACCGGGACGCTGACCCCACAGGGCCTGCCGTTCATCATCGACGGGACGGCCTCGGCGTGTCAGGCGCCGTCGGACATTGCGTGGCTGAGCGAGAGCCCGACGGCGGGCACGACGGCGGCCGGGGGGACGAGCCCGGTGGACGTGACCTTCGACGCGACGGTGGTTGGGGTTGGGACGTACGAGGCGCTGCTGTGCGTGTTCAGCAACGATCCCAACGAGCCGATCGTGGAGGTGCCGGTGACGATGGAGGTCGTCATTCCGGTCGAGCTGATGGGCATCTCGATCGAGTAG
- a CDS encoding cytochrome c3 family protein, with the protein MSSARPWIVSFALLLVALLPGSASPQTAGSQAMPADCSECHTCGVPTARETCLKSCPRTQMVHMTSKHQLREAPGVVQLDQIADLYLPVEFNHKAHAGMAEMGLDCATCHHFSPPGLIPPCSDCHEPNGSAADLSKPNLKGAYHRQCLACHREWSHDTKCVVCHAPSRQAELATAAADPTDIVGAVHPEIAVPTTRVFTTPYQAGPIVTFQHKEHVELFGFQCTDCHIKESCADCHDITVGRQRARTQEEVHEMCNGCHAKDPCAKCHDTKERPGFTHNRTGFPLTGYHQQLDCWACHPKAKRMGRINSMCSSCHAKWTPENFKHHVTGLVLDDVHADIDCDACHVDHRYDASPTCDTCHDDGRTADSAPPGVHSAQTKRSVAARRGAAGGGTR; encoded by the coding sequence ATGAGCTCAGCCCGCCCCTGGATCGTCAGCTTCGCTCTGCTGCTCGTGGCGCTGCTGCCCGGGTCGGCAAGCCCGCAGACCGCCGGCAGCCAGGCGATGCCCGCGGACTGCAGCGAGTGCCACACCTGTGGCGTGCCCACCGCCCGCGAAACGTGCCTGAAGTCCTGCCCGCGAACGCAGATGGTGCACATGACGTCGAAGCACCAGCTGCGGGAGGCTCCCGGCGTGGTCCAGCTCGACCAGATCGCTGACCTCTATCTGCCGGTCGAGTTCAACCACAAGGCCCACGCCGGCATGGCCGAGATGGGCCTCGACTGCGCGACCTGCCACCACTTCAGCCCGCCGGGGTTGATCCCGCCGTGCAGCGACTGCCACGAGCCGAACGGCAGCGCCGCCGACCTCAGCAAGCCGAACCTCAAGGGCGCCTACCACCGCCAGTGCCTGGCCTGCCATCGCGAGTGGAGCCACGACACCAAGTGCGTCGTGTGCCACGCCCCGAGCCGGCAGGCCGAGCTGGCGACCGCGGCGGCCGATCCGACCGACATCGTCGGGGCGGTCCACCCGGAGATCGCGGTGCCGACGACCAGGGTCTTCACGACGCCCTACCAGGCGGGGCCCATCGTGACCTTCCAGCACAAGGAGCACGTCGAGCTCTTCGGCTTCCAGTGCACCGACTGCCACATCAAGGAGAGCTGCGCCGACTGCCACGACATCACGGTGGGCCGGCAGCGCGCACGGACCCAGGAAGAGGTCCACGAGATGTGCAACGGGTGCCACGCCAAGGACCCCTGCGCCAAGTGCCACGACACCAAGGAGCGCCCCGGCTTCACCCACAACCGGACCGGCTTCCCGCTCACCGGCTACCACCAGCAGCTGGACTGCTGGGCATGCCACCCCAAGGCCAAGCGGATGGGCCGCATCAACAGCATGTGCAGCTCGTGCCATGCCAAGTGGACCCCGGAGAACTTCAAGCACCACGTGACCGGGCTGGTGCTCGACGACGTCCACGCCGACATCGACTGCGACGCGTGCCACGTGGACCACCGCTACGACGCCTCGCCGACCTGCGACACCTGTCATGACGACGGGCGCACGGCCGACAGCGCACCGCCCGGAGTTCACTCGGCGCAGACGAAGCGCTCGGTGGCCGCGCGACGAGGCGCGGCCGGGGGGGGCACGAGATGA